DNA sequence from the Candidatus Zixiibacteriota bacterium genome:
CAAGCAGACGGTCATCGGACAGCGCAAAGTGGTCGTGCCAGCGGTACCGGTTGCAGTCCACCAGGTTCATATACCGGGTGAGCCGGTTTCGGATGAGAAAGACATCCTTCTGATGATGAAGCCAGTCGGATACGTGCAGGTGCCTCGCGAGTTCCTTATCGATACTGGTTTCGCGCGCCTGCTTGAGTTCAGCGACAAAATCGTCGGTAAACAGCGCATAATACGCCTGGCGCATCTCGTCGGTGCCGTACGAACGGGCGATCATCGCCCGCCGCTGTTCATAAGTGAGGTCCCGCTTCATTTCATGGGGACCAAAATAGCCGGAGCCGAAATTGGTCGGTCCGCCGAAGATACCGTTCAGGAAACAGGTATCGCCGACCGGTAGGCCGTACTGGTCGGAGATGCCCAGCAGTATGCACGGGCTGCCTTCGGCCATGCCCTCGGCCAGGTCGACATAGGTCTCGAAATAGTCGGCCAGCCAATTGGAATCAATTGGTATGAAGCGGTAGTTCTGCACGCCGGCCACTTTGGCCAACTGAATCGCGATCTGGAGATCTTCGCAGCCGCGGCGACCGTGCGTGAAACTGTGAATCTCCACGCCCAACCGGGAGGCCTGCCCTACGATGAAGCGCGAATCGAGCCCACCTGAAAGCGGTATCAGCACCCGACGGTACCCGTTGACCCGACGCTTGATCACATCGGGGTATATCGCATCCGCCTCCTCAATCAGTTCCGGGATTGTCGCCTGAGATTCCTCGCCGTACTTGAAATCCCAGTACTGGGACAGACTGACTTTACCCTGATCGGTCTCGATCAGGTGGCTGCCCCTCAGGAATTTCACCCCCTCGAACATCGTATTCTCGCCCAGCGGGTAGCCGAAATTGAAATATTCGGTAACCCCGGTTCGACTGAGCGGCGGCCTGACCTCGCAGCAAGCGAGAATCGCCTTTACCTCCGGCGCGAACAGGAACAGCTCCGGTGTGTCGAGATAGTAGAGCTGGCGATGCGCCATGCGATCGTTGCCGATTAGGGCGCGGTTGCGAGTCGAATCGAAAACCGCGACATTGAATGAGCCGTCGATTAGGTTCGGTAAGGCTCGATCGTGCAAGCCGTAGAGTTCGATCAGGCGTGGCGCTTTACTCGCCGGAGAGGGGATGGCACAGGGGTCCCGGTCGCGAAAGCCGTAGATGTAGCCACCGAACGCGGCAGTGACATTCCGCCCCGGATCGTGGGCAATCCGGGTTTCGCTGGTGAACGGTATTGTCGTACTTCCGACGGCGAACCAGCTGTCGACATGTCCCTCGGAAACGTACTCCCTGTAATGCTCCAGACGTGCGCGCATCCGACTCAACAGAGCGGCGTTGGCCTCTCGATTGGGGGTGGTTTTCCTGATAATCCCGTAAATTCCCGGCATGTGATCTCCTGGCCGAAACCGGGCCATGGTACCGCTGGAGCGGGGCCGAAACAAGTCAATTAAACGCCGGACGATGTCGGTTACGCGCCCTGCTGAGGGGGCAGGCTGGGGGTCTGCCGCCCACGGCGAGGTGCCGCCGGGCGACCCTGCCCGGCGGCCCCTACCGACGTTTTTGGGTTGCTGTTGCCTCGGCCCATACCATAGGTTGCTCTGGAAACGGTGACTCGAACGGGCCTACCCAATCCCGGTGCGTGAATCGTCCATACCGGGGAACCAATTGCGGCCCAAGGCGGTATTGGATATAAACCAGCGGAAAAACCGACCGGCTGAAATCGTTCTGGATACTGTCGCGGGTGCAAATGTCCGTGTCTCTGGAGTGGGCCACAGGGGACTACCGACAAAGCCGGTCGGGAAGCGAGGATCGCCCGACGCCCACAGTCCTCAAGTCGCCGGAGAATCAAGCGCCCGATGAATTTTACTGCCGATCATATCGATAGACGAATTATGAGCACAACCCCCGACGCCAACAGTAAACCTGAGATCGCGGCAGCTTCCCAGCACCCGGTCCTCACCCCGGCCGAGCAGGCCGAGATCAACACGCCAACCGGCTCTGTTCGCGAGGAACACCGCTATCTGATTCGCGACGGCAAGCATCTCTTTTGTGCCGAGTATGCCCCTGTCGGCGGGGCTAAGTGCGGGGTTGTGCTTTGCGCGCCGTTTGCGGAGGAGAAGATTCGGACGCTGAGGGTGTACGTTTCATTCGCCCGGGCGCTCGCACGTCGCGGCGTGGCGGCGGTATGTTTCGATTACTACGGCGACGGTGACAGCGAGGGGAGTTTCGAGGACGCCTCATTTGATGATCGGCTTAGAGACATCAGCGCGGTTTTCAGCGATTTCCAGGGCCGCTATACTATGTCAAAAATCACGCTCTTTGGGCTCCGTTGGGGCGGCACGCTGGCAGCTCTGTCGGCGGACGTGCTAAAGCCGGCCGGCTTGATTCTGTGGGAGCCGGTTGTCGATACCTCGAAATACTTCTTCGATCACCTCCGCTCGCAAATCGCGTCGCAGATGCTCATCGACGGCAAGATCTCTCAGAAGCGGGAACAGCTTGTCGAGAGTCTCGAGGCGGGCGAGACGATCATGGTGGAGGGGTACAACCTGCGCGGCGAGTTTTTTGTCAAGGCGCGCGATACCGGCCTGAAAGATCGACCGACGACGTATACGGGTCCAACCCTGGTTGTTCAATTGGCCGGAAGTCCGGCGCGGTTGAACCCGGAACTTGAGGCGCTCGCCGGTTCCTTCGCGCAAAGCAAACTGGCCGCCCTGAAACGCGAATTCGAGTGGGAGAAGACCGAGCTCTGGCAGCCGACCCCTCCCGAACTGTTCGGCCTCACCCTTGATTTTATGAAAACTCATGGCCTTCTCTGAAGAATCATTCAAGCTGACCACGCCGTCGGGCGAAGCGATGTACGGCATTGCGCACCTTCCGGAGCGGCCGAACGGCGCTGCCGTGATCATGTTCAATATTGGTCTGCACTACCGGGTGTGCCATTCGCGCCTGTTTGTCCGCCAGGCGCGAGACCTGCAGCTGGCCGGGTTCAGCGTGATTAGATTCGATCCGTGCCGGGTCGGCTACAGCCACGGAGAAATCCGGGTCCAACGGGCCATCGATTCCTATGATTCGGTCCAGACCGGCCTGTTCAAGGACGACGCCCGCCAGGTGATCGAATATGCCCGCGAGCGGTTCAAGCCGGGAAAACTGTTTCTCTATGGTCTCTGTGGTGGCGCGCTGACGGCGACTATCGCAGCGGCGCTCGACAAGCGGATCGACGGTGTCGCGTTTGTCGCCGGACCGGTGACGGTGACCTCTCCCGAGGTGGAGCTATCGACCCTGCATCCGTTTGACGCGTCGGTCGAGTTCCGGCGCTACCAGTCGCGGCTCCTGAACCCCTCAAACTGGCTGCGGGCGCTCACGGGAAGAGTGTCTTATCGCGCGTTCTTTAATACCGTGGCGGTCGTTATTAAAGATCGGCTGCGTCGGCGACGGGAAACGCCTCCTGACCAATCGACCTCTGCGCCCGCCGAGGCGGAAGAGCAAAAGGGCGACCTGTACAACCGCACCTATCATGTCGCATTCGATACGTTGATGAAAACCGGAAAGCAGGTGCTATTCCTGATGCCGGAACTTGATCGGGCGACTTATGATTTCGATCGCTTCTTCAGCTCCCGCTACCTGCCCAATTATGAGGCGTACAAGCACCTTTACACGGTCGAGCGCGTGGACAAAGCCAACCACACCTTTTCGACCCCGGCCTCGTCCCGGCAACTATTTGATATCACCCGCGAATGGCTGACGGCGAGGGCGGCGTCATAAATGCCGAAACTGATAGTCGCCATAGTAAGCTGGAATACGCGCGATCTGACACGCAACTGCCTGAGCAGCCTCCAACGCGAGGTGGCCGGGCTTGAACACGAGACCTGGGTGGTGGACAACCATTCGTCCGATGACTCCGTCCAGATGATCCGGGGCGAATTTCCGCCGGTCGTGCTGATCGAGAACACCAAGAATGTGGGGTTTGCGCGAGCCAACAATCAGATTCTTCGCGAAGCCCGCGGCGATTACTACCTGCTCTTGAATTCCGATACGATCGTGCCACCCGGGTCGATCCGGACCCTTTGCCGCTTTATGGACGAGCATCCCGAGGCCGCGGCGGTGGGACCTCGACTGCATAATGGCCAGGGGAGTGTCGAACCCCCGCTTAAGCCGCTTCCGTCTTTGTCCGGCGAATGGCGCTACTGCCTGGCCTATCATTCCGGGCCGTTGGCGGCTATTTCTCGGCGGCTCATGCGCAACCGCCTGGTGGACTGGCACTCGATCAAGGGACCAACCGAGTCCGAAGTACTGTCGGCCGCCTGTCTTCTTATCAGGCGCACAGTCATCGACCAGATCGGCCTTCTGGCTGAAGATTACTTTCTCTTCTCCGAGGAAAACGACTATTTCACCCGCATGAAAGCGGCCGGACTTCGCGGCTATTATCTTCCCGATGTCGAGATAGTACACCTGCTGGGCATGAGCCGCAAGAAGCGGGCGTCGTATGATTCGGAGGTAAATTTCTTCCGCAGCCGCCTGCTCTATTTTCGCAAGTTCTATCCCGGCCGCGCCCGGATCGTCCGGTTAATCTACTATCTCTTTTTCGGTTGGTCTTCGGTCTGGAGCCGGCTTTCGGGATTGTTCAAGTCTGAACACGAGTCTGACCAGGTGGCGCTCTATAGCCGGCTTCTCGACGTGCTGAAAGCCGGGTGATACCCATGAAACGCGTTCTCTTTGTCACCTATGCATTTCCTCCGATGGCGGCGGTCGGCGGCAGGCGGATAGTCGATTTCTGCAAGTATCTGCCGGAATACGGATGGGAACCGGTGGTACTGACGGTAAAAGGCGGCAGCAATACGGCCTGGGACGATACCCAGCTCGACAAAGTGGCCCACGTGAAAGTGTACCGGTCGCCGATATACCTGCCAATGTTGCCCAAGAACGGACGCCGCCCCGGCCCGAAGCGGCAATACACTGGGGCTCAAGCGGAGATCCCATCGGCGGCCGTCCCGACTCAGGCGTCCGCCATACGGAGCATGAGACGAGCGGTGGGATCCCTGCTTCGGATCCCCGATGAAATCAACTTCTGGATTCCGCTAGGTCTGGCTGCCGGAATCCGGGCGGTACGAAAAGAGAAAGTCGCCGCGGTCGTTTCCTCCTCGCCGCCGGTGTCGGGACATGTACTGGCGTCGCTTCTCGCGCGTGTGAGGGGATGTCCGCATGTGGTCGACTTCCGTGATCTTTGGACACTTAACCATACTTACGCTTACCGGCAGCACACGCCGACATCCAAACGGGTCGATGCCGCGCTGGAGCGCTGGGTGCTTCGCAAAGCGGCGCGGATTGTGACCGCGTCTCCGGGTTTCGAGGATCAGTTGCGCCTCCATCTGAGCGGCTCCCTGGCCGACAGACTGGTGACAATTACCAACGGCTTCGACTACGATGAAATCGATTTGAACAGGGAATTCGTCCCTCGAGACAGCTCCCGGATGCGTATCGTTTACACGGGCAGTCTGTACTCCGATTTCAACCCGGTTTTCTTCCTGGAGTGTCTGGCCGAGTGGATGAAACGATCGGCAATCGATCCGGGTACGATACAGGTGGATTTCTACGGCAATTGCGAATACGATTACAGCGATTTCCTGGCCGGGCTGGGGCTCGCCAGGACAGTCACATTTCACGGCTTTGTTTCGCATACAGCGCTGCCGGCGATTGTCGAGCAGGCCGATTACCAGCTGCTGCTTTTGAGTTTCAAACCGCAACACGCGCCGGTGATTCCGGCTAAGTTGTTTGAGTATCTGGCCGCGCCGGCCCGTATCCTGGCGCTCACGCCTCGGGGAACGACTGCCGACCTGATTGCCCGGTACGAGGCGGGCGAGGTCCTGTCCGAACCGGACCGGGAGAAGATGTCGGGGATTTTCGATCGGATGTACCGGGACTGGCGTGAAAGCGCTCGCCGGCCGAAGAAATATCGTTATATTAGAGAGATAGATCGGAAGTTCCTGGCCGAGCGTTTCGCCGGCGAACTAGATCGGGTGACGGCTTCGCGACTCGGACCGGGAGTAGCTGCCGAATAGAATCTGAAGCTGGTGATTGAGAACCTGCTCATGGGTGCTTTCAATCCACAAACGGCCCCTCGCCAGATTATCACCACCAAGACACTGGCCTATGCCGCGCTGGTGGCGATATCGGCGGTTGCGGCGGTGGCATCGCTGGTGGTTCCGCCCGTTTTTCTGATCGTGGGCATTGTCGGGCTGGCCGGGGCGGTTCTGATTTATCGCCACGTGTACTCCGGGCTAATTCTCTACCTCCTCCTCTTTCTGCTCCGACCGGCTGAAACCTACCCGGCGCTCGCGCCCCTCAGACTGGAGTTCCTGTTCGGCGGTTTCCTGATCATAATCGTTCTGCTCAAGAACAAGTGGACTTACGGCAAAATCCGCTTTCCGATTAACCGGATCAACTTCGATCTGCTGTTCCTGCTGGGCGCGATAGGTCTCTCCGTGTTTGGCACCGCCTGCACCGACTGCACAGTCGACGCCTTCATGAACATGGCCAAATTAGCGGTATTCTACGTTCTGATCGTACTTATCATCGACAGCCAGCGGCGGCTCGAGATTTTCATGTGGGTGTTTGTCGTTTGCAACATTTACATGTCCATAGGAATTATACAGAACTTCTTCTCCGGTGCATACGTGGCTAAAGAGGGCCTGGTGCGCGCTACCGGCGGCAACTCCACGATGGACAACATGAACGGCATTGCCATCACCATGAATACCATCATCCCCTTCGCGTTCTACCTGATGGTGTCATACCGCAACATCTGGAAAAAACTGGCCATGGCGATGATGCTTGCTCCGGCGGTGCTGACCCTGATTCTCACTGGTTCACGTGGCGGCCTCTTGGGCTTCTTGATGATCGTGATCACGATATGGTGGCGGTCGCAGCGCAAACTGCTGCTGACCGTTTCGTTCCTGTTGTTTGCTACTGCCGCCTGGTTCAGCATGGAGGACAGCCGCCGCGAGCGCTACCTGACCATTTTCGACTCCGCCGAAGAGCGAGATCAGTCGGCCCAGGGGAGAATCGACGCCTGGGTGGACGGGATGTACCTTTTCGCAGCCAAACCTGTAACCGGCGTAGGCGCCGGGGCGTTCGCCTGGGCGCGGGTGAAGGAATTCGGCGTCTACCTGATGCCGCACAACATGTATGTCCAGATTCTGGCTGAACTGGGATTGATCGGCGCCTTCTGCTACGGGCTCTTCCTGACCGATGTCTTTCGACACAACCGTATTGTGTCTGCCAATGTCAGCTCACGCGGTTTCCCCGACGGCCTCCTGGAGCCGCTCGCGCTGGCCATTTCCACGTCCTGTTATTCGATGCTGATCACGGGTGTCTTTGCCCACTCGGCGTACCGGTGGGCCTGGTTCTTCTTTGCTGCCCTGGCAGTGGTTGTGTTCCGCCTGCACACCGAGCTGCAAACAGCGGCCGAGGCGGCCGCTCCGGCGGAAGAGGCTCACCCGGGGGATATCGCCCTGGCCCGAGGAGGCCATCGGTGAGCCTGTACTCCACTCTCATAGAGCGCACCATCTGGCCGTTGGTGCTTCGCCGAGAGAACCGACACTCCGCCCTGACACACTGGCGTTTTCTGGAGAAGAGTCAGTATTGGCCGCGGGAGCGCCTGCTAGAGTACCAGACCGATAAACTGCGGCAGCTCCTGGCCCACGCTTACAAACACTGTCCCTATTACACCAGGATAATGGATGAACGCGGCCTGACACCGGAGTCGTTCAAAAGCCTGGACGACCTGGCCCTGCTGCCCGTGCTCACCAAGGATCTGGTGTATGACAATAATGAGGGGATTGTCTCGACATCTTACCATCGAGCCGACCTGCGAAACTACGCCACTGGCGGCACAACCGGGCAGCAGATGCACCTGTTTATCGATAATGAGAGCTACAACATAAAACTGGCGTCCGAATGGCGGTGCGGGCAATGGATGGGTATGTCCCCCTGCGACAAACTTGCAATACTCTGGCCGGCCGCGATGGACTTCGACGAATCTCCCAAGCTTAGAACCAGGATCAAAGACCGATACATAGGCCGCAAGCTGGTCATCCATATTGGGGCGGCGTCGCAGTCGCAGATGCACGAATTCTACAAGGAAATAAACGGGTTTCGTCCCCGGTTTCTAAAGACGTTCCCCGCCCCAATGGTCGAATGGCTGGATTATTTGAAAGAGAAGGAGCTTCCCATTCCCAGGGTCAAAGCCATTATGAGCACCGGCGAACCGCTATACGACGAGATGCGAGCCTACATGGAACAGACCTTCGGATGTCCGGTCTACGACATGTACGGCTCACGGGAACTCGGCCATACCGCGTCCCAGTGCAGCGAACGCGACGGCTTGCATATTGCCATGGAAACCTCAATTGTCGAATTCCTGGAAAACGGTCGCCCGGTTCGGCCCGGCGAACAAGGCGAGATATTCATTACCGATCTTACCAACTACGCTTTCCCCATGATTCGGTACGCCATAAACGACTACGGCCGCGCCATCGAGGAACCGTGTGTCTGCGGCCGGGGCCTGGCGCGTATGTCCACCGGGGTGGGACGGGTACAAGACTTCTTCCTGGATGCGTCGGGGCGTCGCCATGCCGCCATCGTGCTGGCTGTTCACACCACCTCCGATTTAGGCCACCGCATCGGACAAATGCAGATCATCCAGCGGAGCCTGCTCGATTTTCTCGTGAGAATCGCCCGCAAGCCGGAACCGACTCAGGAGACCTTCCGGTTTATCACCGAACGGATGAAGAAGATGATAGGGGAGTCCATCAACGTCCAGTTTGAGGTAGTCGACAGGATTCCCCAGGAGCGCTCCGGCAAGACCCGCTTCTTTATCTGCCAGGTGCGGCCGAGCAGTCCGTCCGCACAACCGCGCCGGGAGGCGGTGGACGGGTAGATCTGGTGGCGGAAACGACGGTGCTTGGGCGGGCAATTTTGTTGGAACCAACGGGCATCATGGTTATTGTAAACTGTAGAAGTTACCGGATAGGTTAAACCGTAAACTGGGACCGGGCCCTGTTGGCCGGCCAGACCAGACTTACAACGTGACATACGACACACGCATGGGACCAGCCTCCTGCAGCAGCCGCAAGGCGTTAACTTCTTCGGTGGCCGTACTGCTTTTGCTTGCGGCAGTCCTGATACTTGGAACTTTCCCGTCGCTACGAGCCGAGTCTGTAACCACACCGGTCTTGATTGGGTCGTCGGCCAACGACGGTCCTACGCTGGGCATCCCCCGCTGGAAGGCGTATGTATCCGAATTGAATCCTCAGCAGATCTGGGCCGCCTTCGCCAGCAGCGGGAGCAGCTCAGGCAGCCTGGTATATTCCACCAACGGCGGTCAAACCTGGAGCAGCAACACCATCCAGATCGACAACAGCGGCTGGCTGGATATGCATCTCTCGGCCTTCGGCCGAGCGGGAGCGCTATATTTCACGTTCCCCGGATCGCTCGGCCAGGGAACCTGTTTCCGCAAGTTTAATCCCCCTGCTCAGTCGGACGATGACCGAGAACCGTTGGTCACGCTGCCGGGCACCAGCTCTGGCAACCGCTCCAACGTGATGGTTCAAAATAGCGGCCGCATATGGATTTTCACGAGACTTGGCGACGCCCCGTCGGAAAACGTGCGCTATCATTACTCCGACAACGGAGTCAACTGGACCTCCGGTGTGGCTTATGCGACCGGCGCTCCGGACGTGCGTATCGGCTCAATGCCGTATGTTGGCGGCAACCCGGCGCTGGTCGTGCTCCATCTCAACGACAACCGGGGATACGAATACTACCTATGGAACGGCACAGCGTTTGAGGCTAAAGCGGATCGCTCTATATTCGCCCAGAACATGGGCGGCGTTCGCGCTTTCACGCACAACGTGGTCAAAGACACGACCATGCACCTTGTGTTCGGTCTCGGCACCACCATGCATCACTTATGGAAAAACTACAGCAACGGAACGGGGAGCTGGAACTATCGGACGCTCGAGAGCTCTCCGTACACGGAAGATGTCGAGTGGTTTCCGATCTCGACTGTGCGCGGCGATGATCTCTATCTGTTCTACTGCAAGAAGTCAACGGCCAGCAGCGCGTCGTCGATGATCTATTATATGAAGTGGTCACAGACGAACAGGACCTGGTCCAGCCCGACACTTGTCTCAACGTTGGCAGCTAACGCCTCTAGTCTGGACCCCAACACCTGTTTTAGTGAGCCGACGAGCGCTGATTATATCCCGGTCTACTGGCGGAGCGGCTCCAATCCATACGATCTCTATTTCGCCAAAGTCCTTGTGGACGGGGTGCCACAGCCGGATATCATCCCGCCCGGGCCGGTGTTTGATCTCGAGGGCATCCAGGGTTCGACCCCGACCGGGGCTGTGCCCGACCACGCTTATGCCGAGCAGAGATGAGCCTCAGTGAACTCCACCTCGTTATCGTCGCGGAGAGATAGCCGTCCACCTTGCCGGTACTGACAGCCGCATGAAGATTCTGATTATCGACGAGGAGTTTCCCTGGCCTCTGGATTCCGGCAAGCGGATTCGCACTTTCAATCTGGTAAGCCGACTTGCCTCACACCATGAGATCCGCTTTGTGGCCTACGGTGATGAGAGCAGCGGGGGATTCAACCATCTGGTGAGTTGCGGCATCACTCCGATCGCGGTCCCGGCGCGGGTTCCGCGCAAATCCGGGCCGATGTTCTATCTGCGGCTGCTCAAAAACGTTTTCTCGCCCTGGCCGTATATCGTTTCCAGTCATTATTCGCGCCTTTTTGCCCGCACGCTCGAGGCCGAAATGGTACGGCAGCGCCCCGATATCGTAACCTGCGAATGGAGTCCGTACGCCCGCTACTTTCGGGAATTGCCCGCAGTCAAAAGACTGGTAGTGACTCAGAACATCGAGCACCTCATCTGGCAGAGGTACTTTGCCAACGAGTCCAATCCGGTCAAAAGGTGGTATATCGGTCATCAGATGAGAAAGGTGGAGCGCTTCGAGCGAGAGGTGTTCGCCTGGGCCGATGGCGCCGTGGCGGTGTCGGAGGCTGAAGCTGAAACAATCCGGCAGTTCGCTCCCGGTTTGCCGGTGACCGTGGTCGAAAACGGGGTGAACCTGGACTATTTCGCTCCCCAACCCTTACCGGACGACTCATCCCGCCTGGTCTTTGTCGGCTCGATGGACTGGCGTCCCAACCAGGACGCGGTGCGCTATTTCATAAACGACATCCTGCCCGCCGTCGAGCGCATCGGCACGCGCTGTGAAATTGATCTGATCGGGCGCCATCCGCCTCGCGATCTCATGGCGCTGAAAAACCGTCCCGGTGTGAACCTGATCGGCCACGTTGACGACGTTCGTCCTTTTGTGGCCAACGCGGCGGTTTTTGTGGTGCCTCTCAGGATAGGCGGCGGCACCCGCATCA
Encoded proteins:
- a CDS encoding asparagine synthase-related protein; this encodes MPGIYGIIRKTTPNREANAALLSRMRARLEHYREYVSEGHVDSWFAVGSTTIPFTSETRIAHDPGRNVTAAFGGYIYGFRDRDPCAIPSPASKAPRLIELYGLHDRALPNLIDGSFNVAVFDSTRNRALIGNDRMAHRQLYYLDTPELFLFAPEVKAILACCEVRPPLSRTGVTEYFNFGYPLGENTMFEGVKFLRGSHLIETDQGKVSLSQYWDFKYGEESQATIPELIEEADAIYPDVIKRRVNGYRRVLIPLSGGLDSRFIVGQASRLGVEIHSFTHGRRGCEDLQIAIQLAKVAGVQNYRFIPIDSNWLADYFETYVDLAEGMAEGSPCILLGISDQYGLPVGDTCFLNGIFGGPTNFGSGYFGPHEMKRDLTYEQRRAMIARSYGTDEMRQAYYALFTDDFVAELKQARETSIDKELARHLHVSDWLHHQKDVFLIRNRLTRYMNLVDCNRYRWHDHFALSDDRLLDFYIKLPSPLKIKRRFMIEYIRAKFPSLARVAYQATGVDLNSAPKANRSRNLDRLNRARYYLERLSLGRMKFYDPRKYAHQNQWYRSNRRIRDMYESHLLSSRFAQRGYFNTDVVRRLLRRQRLGGDSFYELTYLLSFELFLRRFVDSSQ
- a CDS encoding alpha/beta hydrolase, producing the protein MSTTPDANSKPEIAAASQHPVLTPAEQAEINTPTGSVREEHRYLIRDGKHLFCAEYAPVGGAKCGVVLCAPFAEEKIRTLRVYVSFARALARRGVAAVCFDYYGDGDSEGSFEDASFDDRLRDISAVFSDFQGRYTMSKITLFGLRWGGTLAALSADVLKPAGLILWEPVVDTSKYFFDHLRSQIASQMLIDGKISQKREQLVESLEAGETIMVEGYNLRGEFFVKARDTGLKDRPTTYTGPTLVVQLAGSPARLNPELEALAGSFAQSKLAALKREFEWEKTELWQPTPPELFGLTLDFMKTHGLL
- a CDS encoding alpha/beta fold hydrolase; the protein is MAFSEESFKLTTPSGEAMYGIAHLPERPNGAAVIMFNIGLHYRVCHSRLFVRQARDLQLAGFSVIRFDPCRVGYSHGEIRVQRAIDSYDSVQTGLFKDDARQVIEYARERFKPGKLFLYGLCGGALTATIAAALDKRIDGVAFVAGPVTVTSPEVELSTLHPFDASVEFRRYQSRLLNPSNWLRALTGRVSYRAFFNTVAVVIKDRLRRRRETPPDQSTSAPAEAEEQKGDLYNRTYHVAFDTLMKTGKQVLFLMPELDRATYDFDRFFSSRYLPNYEAYKHLYTVERVDKANHTFSTPASSRQLFDITREWLTARAAS
- a CDS encoding glycosyltransferase family 2 protein, translated to MPKLIVAIVSWNTRDLTRNCLSSLQREVAGLEHETWVVDNHSSDDSVQMIRGEFPPVVLIENTKNVGFARANNQILREARGDYYLLLNSDTIVPPGSIRTLCRFMDEHPEAAAVGPRLHNGQGSVEPPLKPLPSLSGEWRYCLAYHSGPLAAISRRLMRNRLVDWHSIKGPTESEVLSAACLLIRRTVIDQIGLLAEDYFLFSEENDYFTRMKAAGLRGYYLPDVEIVHLLGMSRKKRASYDSEVNFFRSRLLYFRKFYPGRARIVRLIYYLFFGWSSVWSRLSGLFKSEHESDQVALYSRLLDVLKAG
- a CDS encoding glycosyltransferase family 4 protein, producing MKRVLFVTYAFPPMAAVGGRRIVDFCKYLPEYGWEPVVLTVKGGSNTAWDDTQLDKVAHVKVYRSPIYLPMLPKNGRRPGPKRQYTGAQAEIPSAAVPTQASAIRSMRRAVGSLLRIPDEINFWIPLGLAAGIRAVRKEKVAAVVSSSPPVSGHVLASLLARVRGCPHVVDFRDLWTLNHTYAYRQHTPTSKRVDAALERWVLRKAARIVTASPGFEDQLRLHLSGSLADRLVTITNGFDYDEIDLNREFVPRDSSRMRIVYTGSLYSDFNPVFFLECLAEWMKRSAIDPGTIQVDFYGNCEYDYSDFLAGLGLARTVTFHGFVSHTALPAIVEQADYQLLLLSFKPQHAPVIPAKLFEYLAAPARILALTPRGTTADLIARYEAGEVLSEPDREKMSGIFDRMYRDWRESARRPKKYRYIREIDRKFLAERFAGELDRVTASRLGPGVAAE
- a CDS encoding O-antigen ligase family protein, with product MIENLLMGAFNPQTAPRQIITTKTLAYAALVAISAVAAVASLVVPPVFLIVGIVGLAGAVLIYRHVYSGLILYLLLFLLRPAETYPALAPLRLEFLFGGFLIIIVLLKNKWTYGKIRFPINRINFDLLFLLGAIGLSVFGTACTDCTVDAFMNMAKLAVFYVLIVLIIDSQRRLEIFMWVFVVCNIYMSIGIIQNFFSGAYVAKEGLVRATGGNSTMDNMNGIAITMNTIIPFAFYLMVSYRNIWKKLAMAMMLAPAVLTLILTGSRGGLLGFLMIVITIWWRSQRKLLLTVSFLLFATAAWFSMEDSRRERYLTIFDSAEERDQSAQGRIDAWVDGMYLFAAKPVTGVGAGAFAWARVKEFGVYLMPHNMYVQILAELGLIGAFCYGLFLTDVFRHNRIVSANVSSRGFPDGLLEPLALAISTSCYSMLITGVFAHSAYRWAWFFFAALAVVVFRLHTELQTAAEAAAPAEEAHPGDIALARGGHR
- a CDS encoding AMP-binding protein yields the protein MSLYSTLIERTIWPLVLRRENRHSALTHWRFLEKSQYWPRERLLEYQTDKLRQLLAHAYKHCPYYTRIMDERGLTPESFKSLDDLALLPVLTKDLVYDNNEGIVSTSYHRADLRNYATGGTTGQQMHLFIDNESYNIKLASEWRCGQWMGMSPCDKLAILWPAAMDFDESPKLRTRIKDRYIGRKLVIHIGAASQSQMHEFYKEINGFRPRFLKTFPAPMVEWLDYLKEKELPIPRVKAIMSTGEPLYDEMRAYMEQTFGCPVYDMYGSRELGHTASQCSERDGLHIAMETSIVEFLENGRPVRPGEQGEIFITDLTNYAFPMIRYAINDYGRAIEEPCVCGRGLARMSTGVGRVQDFFLDASGRRHAAIVLAVHTTSDLGHRIGQMQIIQRSLLDFLVRIARKPEPTQETFRFITERMKKMIGESINVQFEVVDRIPQERSGKTRFFICQVRPSSPSAQPRREAVDG
- a CDS encoding sialidase family protein, which encodes MGPASCSSRKALTSSVAVLLLLAAVLILGTFPSLRAESVTTPVLIGSSANDGPTLGIPRWKAYVSELNPQQIWAAFASSGSSSGSLVYSTNGGQTWSSNTIQIDNSGWLDMHLSAFGRAGALYFTFPGSLGQGTCFRKFNPPAQSDDDREPLVTLPGTSSGNRSNVMVQNSGRIWIFTRLGDAPSENVRYHYSDNGVNWTSGVAYATGAPDVRIGSMPYVGGNPALVVLHLNDNRGYEYYLWNGTAFEAKADRSIFAQNMGGVRAFTHNVVKDTTMHLVFGLGTTMHHLWKNYSNGTGSWNYRTLESSPYTEDVEWFPISTVRGDDLYLFYCKKSTASSASSMIYYMKWSQTNRTWSSPTLVSTLAANASSLDPNTCFSEPTSADYIPVYWRSGSNPYDLYFAKVLVDGVPQPDIIPPGPVFDLEGIQGSTPTGAVPDHAYAEQR
- a CDS encoding glycosyltransferase family 4 protein encodes the protein MKILIIDEEFPWPLDSGKRIRTFNLVSRLASHHEIRFVAYGDESSGGFNHLVSCGITPIAVPARVPRKSGPMFYLRLLKNVFSPWPYIVSSHYSRLFARTLEAEMVRQRPDIVTCEWSPYARYFRELPAVKRLVVTQNIEHLIWQRYFANESNPVKRWYIGHQMRKVERFEREVFAWADGAVAVSEAEAETIRQFAPGLPVTVVENGVNLDYFAPQPLPDDSSRLVFVGSMDWRPNQDAVRYFINDILPAVERIGTRCEIDLIGRHPPRDLMALKNRPGVNLIGHVDDVRPFVANAAVFVVPLRIGGGTRIKILEALAMKKAVVSTSVGAEGLKVTDGENILLADTPVLFAEKIKRLLDDRALNRRLGENGRRLVEEHYGWDRLAAKLNDAITDICRARG